One part of the Oryzias melastigma strain HK-1 linkage group LG21, ASM292280v2, whole genome shotgun sequence genome encodes these proteins:
- the gpr45 gene encoding probable G-protein coupled receptor 45, translating into MAFCNDSLLEDCHLMEPEVEEAAESQPDKTPLVSVTLRVTLAAVMIFMIAIGFLGNAIVCLIVYQKPAMRSGINLLLATLAFSDIMLSLLCMPFTAITVASADWNFGSEFCRASIMLYWLFVLEGVSILLIISVDRFLIIVQRQDKLTPHRAKVLIAGSWALSLCVSLPSVVGWRTGAVGVGGAWAPQCVLGYSESLADRGYTVLLAVAVFFVPFAVMLYSYVCILNTVRRNTLRIHNHTSEHSCLPALNQVSKMRLTGLQRPPPIKVDMSFKTRAFTTILILFVGFSVCWLPHTVVSLLAVFSRQFYYSPVFYPVSVGALWLSYLKTVFNPVIYCWRIRKFREACQEFIPKSCKLCPRVADRSHRRVRPSNIYVCSETQSSV; encoded by the coding sequence ATGGCGTTTTGCAATGACAGCCTGCTGGAGGATTGTCACCTCATGGAGCCAGAGGTGGAGGAAGCAGCAGAAAGCCAGCCGGACAAGACTCCTCTCGTTTCCGTCACTCTGCGCGTGACTCTGGCAGCTGTGATGATTTTCATGATCGCTATTGGTTTTCTTGGCAACGCGATCGTTTGCCTGATAGTTTACCAGAAACCGGCGATGCGTTCTGGGATTAACCTGCTCCTGGCGACGCTGGCCTTCTCCGACATCATGCTGTCCCTGCTCTGCATGCCCTTCACCGCCATCACCGTGGCCTCTGCGGACTGGAACTTTGGCAGCGAGTTCTGCAGGGCGTCCATCATGCTGTATTGGCTCTTCGTCCTGGAGGGCGTGTCCATCCTGCTCATCATCAGCGTGGACCGCTTCCTCATCATCGTGCAGCGGCAGGACAAGCTGACCCCGCACCGGGCCAAAGTGCTGATCGCCGGGTCGTGGGCGTTGAGCCTGTGCGTGTCCCTGCCATCAGTGGTGGGGTGGAGGACGGGGGCGGTGGGTGTCGGGGGTGCCTGGGCGCCCCAGTGTGTGCTGGGATACAGCGAGTCCCTGGCAGACCGTGGGTACACGGTGCTACTGGCTGTGGCGGTGTTCTTCGTGCCGTTCGCGGTCATGCTGTACTCCTACGTGTGCATCCTCAACACGGTGCGCCGCAACACCCTGCGCATCCACAACCACACCAGTGAGCACTCCTGCCTCCCGGCCCTCAACCAGGTCAGCAAAATGCGGCTCACCGGGCTGCAGCGCCCGCCTCCCATCAAGGTGGACATGAGCTTCAAAACCAGAGCCTTCACCACCATCCTCATCCTCTTTGTTGGCTTCTCCGTGTGCTGGCTGCCTCACACCGTGGTCAGTCTGCTGGCGGTGTTCAGCCGACAGTTTTATTACAGTCCCGTCTTCTATCCGGTCAGCGTCGGGGCGCTGTGGCTGAGCTACCTGAAGACGGTCTTCAACCCCGTCATCTACTGCTGGCGGATCCGGAAGTTCAGGGAGGCCTGCCAGGAGTTCATCCCCAAAAGCTGCAAACTGTGTCCCCGCGTGGCAGACAGGAGCCACAGGCGAGTGCGGCCCAGCAACATCTACGTGTGCAGCGAGACCCAGTCGTCTGTGTGA